A window of Polaromonas hydrogenivorans contains these coding sequences:
- a CDS encoding CaiB/BaiF CoA transferase family protein: MNSLDGIRILDLSRVLAGPWCTQTLADLGADVIKIERPGSGDDTRTWGPPFLTDDEGAETHEAAYYLGANRNKRSVTCDIAKPDGQALIRELARHCDVFVENFKVGDMARYGLDYASLKSLNPRLVYCSVTGFGQNGPYAERAGYDYAIQGMGGLMSVTGERDDLGGGPQKVGVAVADLMTGMYATVGILAALRHAEKTGVGQLVDLALLDTQVAMLANLGANYLVSGKVPQRVGNAHMNIVPYQVFEVAPALDGSKDHLILAVGNDAQYVKFCAIAGIPELGVNPLFAKNRDRVHNRAQLVPILESVMKLRGKADWLAALEAAKVPCGAINNLAEVFADPQIEARDMVTHWQHPFKNDLPLVASPIKLSATPVRTPGQGGLPPPLLGQHTEEVLRELLDYSDAQLLQLKTAQVI, encoded by the coding sequence ATGAATTCACTCGATGGCATCCGCATTCTCGATTTGTCCCGCGTGCTCGCGGGCCCGTGGTGTACCCAGACGCTGGCCGACCTGGGGGCCGACGTCATCAAGATCGAACGCCCCGGCAGCGGCGACGACACCCGCACCTGGGGGCCGCCGTTCCTGACGGACGACGAAGGCGCGGAGACGCACGAAGCCGCCTACTACCTGGGCGCCAACCGCAACAAGCGCTCGGTCACCTGCGACATCGCCAAACCCGACGGCCAGGCGCTGATCCGCGAGTTGGCCCGGCATTGCGATGTGTTCGTCGAGAACTTCAAGGTCGGCGACATGGCGCGCTACGGCCTGGACTACGCTTCGCTTAAAAGCCTGAACCCGCGCCTGGTGTACTGCTCGGTCACCGGCTTTGGGCAAAACGGCCCGTATGCCGAACGCGCCGGCTACGACTACGCCATCCAGGGCATGGGCGGGCTGATGAGCGTGACCGGCGAGCGCGACGACCTGGGCGGCGGCCCGCAAAAAGTCGGCGTCGCCGTGGCCGACCTGATGACCGGCATGTATGCCACCGTCGGCATCCTGGCCGCCCTGCGCCATGCCGAAAAAACCGGCGTTGGCCAGCTGGTGGACCTGGCGCTGCTCGACACGCAGGTCGCCATGCTGGCCAACCTCGGCGCCAACTACCTGGTCAGCGGCAAGGTGCCGCAGCGCGTCGGCAATGCGCACATGAACATCGTGCCCTACCAGGTGTTCGAGGTCGCGCCTGCGCTTGATGGCAGCAAGGACCACCTGATCCTGGCGGTCGGCAACGACGCGCAGTACGTGAAGTTCTGCGCCATCGCGGGGATTCCCGAACTCGGCGTGAACCCGCTATTTGCCAAGAACCGCGACCGCGTGCACAACCGCGCCCAGCTGGTGCCGATTCTGGAAAGCGTCATGAAACTGCGCGGCAAGGCCGACTGGCTGGCCGCGCTGGAAGCGGCCAAGGTGCCGTGCGGCGCCATCAACAACCTGGCCGAGGTTTTTGCCGACCCGCAGATCGAAGCGCGCGACATGGTCACCCACTGGCAGCATCCGTTCAAGAACGACCTGCCGCTGGTGGCCAGCCCGATCAAGCTCAGCGCCACGCCGGTGCGCACGCCGGGCCAGGGCGGCCTGCCACCGCCGCTGCTGGGCCAGCATACCGAAGAAGTCCTGCGCGAGCTGCTGGACTACTCCGATGCGCAACTGCTCCAACTCAAAACCGCGCAGGTGATCTGA
- a CDS encoding substrate-binding domain-containing protein, giving the protein MDLKQLSARLGLSPTTVSRALNGYPEVSERTRERVIEAAKEVGYEPNVTARRLARGAVDAIGIVHPTGAGHLDDPRFLEVVNGLTERFSKAGIDLLIASARQKEEVATYKRLLQGRRVDGFIVHHTRRVDPRLDYLLECGAPFVAYGRTDTPDSYAWFDFDNALGSSLAVRRLQGFGHRRIAYMHAPLELHFAYQRYQGYLDAMHAAGLPVDPGLVVPAGFGRRGGYEAMKKLLDRAEGPTAVIVDNNLCGVGVLRCALDAGLEIGRQLSLIVYDGVPVDSVVTSVQVTSIEQPTSYDVGVQLAELMFGVLAGQPVQELQTLWSPRIAAGSSDGPISEH; this is encoded by the coding sequence ATGGACCTCAAACAGCTTTCTGCTCGCTTGGGCCTTTCTCCGACTACGGTAAGTCGAGCCTTGAATGGATATCCCGAGGTTAGTGAGCGCACCCGGGAGCGCGTCATCGAGGCAGCAAAGGAAGTGGGATACGAGCCGAACGTGACGGCGCGACGCCTTGCGCGAGGTGCCGTGGACGCCATTGGCATCGTTCACCCCACCGGAGCCGGCCATCTGGATGACCCCCGATTTCTGGAGGTGGTGAATGGGCTGACTGAACGGTTTTCCAAAGCTGGCATCGACTTGCTGATCGCTTCAGCGCGCCAGAAAGAAGAGGTTGCCACATACAAGCGCTTGTTGCAGGGACGCCGTGTCGATGGGTTCATTGTCCACCACACGCGCCGTGTCGATCCCCGGCTTGACTACCTCCTGGAATGCGGTGCGCCGTTCGTGGCCTATGGCCGCACGGACACGCCTGACTCGTATGCTTGGTTCGACTTCGATAATGCCCTCGGTAGCTCTCTGGCGGTCCGGCGGTTACAAGGATTTGGCCATCGGCGGATTGCCTACATGCATGCGCCTTTGGAACTGCACTTCGCCTACCAACGCTACCAGGGCTACCTGGATGCCATGCATGCCGCGGGCCTGCCCGTGGATCCAGGTCTTGTAGTTCCGGCGGGGTTCGGGCGTCGCGGTGGTTACGAGGCGATGAAGAAGCTGCTCGACCGCGCCGAAGGTCCGACCGCAGTGATCGTTGACAATAATTTGTGTGGTGTGGGTGTCCTGCGCTGTGCATTGGATGCGGGCCTGGAGATCGGGCGCCAGCTTTCCCTCATCGTCTATGACGGCGTACCTGTTGATTCCGTCGTAACCTCGGTGCAGGTCACGTCGATTGAGCAGCCCACGTCGTATGACGTGGGCGTCCAGCTCGCGGAATTGATGTTTGGGGTTCTCGCCGGCCAGCCTGTGCAGGAATTGCAGACGCTGTGGTCTCCTCGAATCGCCGCTGGCTCGTCGGACGGACCGATCAGCGAGCATTGA
- a CDS encoding carbohydrate porin gives MNNLSKTAIALAVTLVTASAAHAAEFNANLELDSTYLNNNRGLSQNGRVEVNAIGKVGSNYFVAGRASLLAKKDGTAATDDMWVQLGSSTADLKLGRFEAADLFRIPRDVLVLYATGDGISSVYRANVLRGRTGSEVFQAAGTVNLGSGLSFELGAVETRATVDTLPGAAYVAPKGLRPVLSYEQGPWLLRAGLESIKYNVGGKTRTGFGFTGSYNFSNFTLVGNAAANKDASGNKQTSYALIGDTNFGLGGGLIFGNTKLPAGGYKVTTAYAAYTFPLFDIKGATVTPAVSFSKAGGVNRSNDETGVRVRVNYTF, from the coding sequence ATGAACAATCTTTCGAAAACTGCCATCGCGCTAGCGGTCACGCTGGTGACTGCTAGCGCAGCGCATGCCGCCGAGTTCAACGCCAACCTCGAACTGGACAGCACTTACCTCAATAACAACCGGGGGCTATCGCAAAACGGGCGGGTCGAAGTAAACGCCATCGGTAAGGTAGGCAGCAACTATTTCGTGGCGGGCCGCGCCAGCTTGCTGGCCAAAAAGGACGGGACCGCCGCGACCGACGACATGTGGGTGCAGCTCGGCTCCAGCACGGCGGACCTGAAATTGGGCCGCTTCGAAGCGGCAGACCTGTTCCGCATTCCGCGCGATGTGCTCGTTCTCTACGCCACCGGAGATGGCATCTCCTCGGTGTACCGGGCCAATGTGCTGCGCGGGCGCACAGGCTCCGAGGTGTTCCAGGCCGCTGGCACGGTGAACCTGGGCTCGGGCCTGTCGTTTGAACTCGGAGCCGTCGAAACCCGGGCGACCGTCGACACGTTGCCCGGGGCAGCCTACGTCGCCCCGAAAGGCCTGCGTCCAGTTTTGAGCTATGAACAAGGCCCTTGGTTATTGCGCGCGGGCCTGGAGTCCATCAAGTACAACGTCGGTGGCAAAACCCGTACAGGCTTCGGCTTCACGGGCAGCTACAACTTCAGCAACTTCACCTTGGTGGGCAACGCCGCAGCCAACAAGGATGCCAGCGGCAACAAGCAGACCAGCTATGCACTCATTGGCGACACCAATTTCGGTCTGGGTGGCGGCCTGATCTTCGGCAACACCAAGCTGCCGGCAGGGGGCTACAAGGTCACCACCGCCTATGCCGCTTACACCTTCCCCTTGTTCGACATCAAGGGCGCCACAGTGACTCCAGCCGTCTCGTTCTCAAAGGCCGGCGGAGTGAACCGTTCCAACGACGAGACCGGCGTCAGGGTCCGTGTCAACTACACCTTCTGA
- a CDS encoding LacI family DNA-binding transcriptional regulator — protein sequence MQNESAEFVGCAVSEKPGAAGSSAFSSRSKSRYGRWLVSNAAYWRQNAEMKRTQKTSSRSADDATEKGRPQMADLARLAGVSVATVSRALNGSALISKDTRERIEELARSLNYSINIGAKNLRLKQNRTIAVVIPYDRGSRQHISDPFFLAMVGSLADALTERGFDMLLSRVDAESLDSAADLYNSGKAIGIILIGQWRHHDQLNQMAAKRMPIVVWGTQIPQQLYCTVGGDNMAGGAMATRHLLERGYRRIVFIGDPQLAEVTYRHRGYVEALATYGLQPDPQLLVCVPFDANEARAGINRLCEQGVSFDAVFACSDVMASAASQVLHLHGRTVPDAVGVVGYDDIEWASHCNPPLTTVRQPIGAAGAELVDALLCVIDGVVVVPRVLPVELVVRSSTRPDPG from the coding sequence ATGCAGAACGAATCTGCGGAATTTGTCGGCTGTGCGGTGTCTGAAAAACCCGGAGCAGCAGGTTCGTCGGCGTTTTCCTCGCGTAGCAAGAGCCGATATGGCCGCTGGTTAGTCTCCAACGCCGCTTACTGGAGGCAGAATGCGGAGATGAAAAGAACCCAGAAGACGTCTTCACGGTCCGCGGATGACGCCACGGAGAAGGGGCGCCCGCAAATGGCCGACCTTGCGCGGCTGGCAGGCGTTTCCGTGGCCACGGTATCGCGCGCACTTAATGGCAGCGCGCTGATCAGCAAGGACACCCGTGAGCGAATTGAAGAGCTTGCGCGTTCGCTCAACTACTCCATCAATATCGGCGCCAAGAATCTGCGGCTCAAGCAGAACCGCACGATTGCGGTTGTGATTCCGTATGACAGGGGGTCACGCCAGCATATTTCGGATCCTTTTTTCCTGGCCATGGTGGGCAGCCTGGCTGATGCCCTTACCGAGCGCGGGTTTGACATGCTACTGTCGCGCGTGGATGCTGAAAGCCTGGATTCCGCCGCAGACTTGTACAACTCGGGGAAGGCCATCGGCATCATCTTGATCGGGCAGTGGCGGCACCATGACCAACTGAACCAGATGGCTGCAAAGCGCATGCCGATCGTGGTGTGGGGCACCCAGATTCCTCAGCAACTCTATTGCACGGTGGGCGGCGACAACATGGCTGGCGGTGCCATGGCAACGCGGCACCTGCTTGAGCGGGGATACCGCCGCATCGTGTTCATTGGCGACCCGCAACTGGCCGAGGTGACCTACCGCCACCGGGGCTATGTCGAGGCGCTTGCGACGTATGGCCTGCAGCCAGATCCGCAATTGCTGGTGTGCGTGCCTTTTGACGCCAATGAAGCACGTGCGGGTATCAACCGGCTGTGCGAGCAGGGGGTGTCTTTTGACGCCGTGTTCGCCTGCAGCGACGTCATGGCTTCGGCGGCGAGTCAGGTACTTCATCTGCACGGACGGACAGTGCCGGACGCGGTGGGTGTGGTGGGTTATGACGACATCGAATGGGCCAGCCATTGCAACCCCCCCTTGACCACGGTACGCCAGCCTATCGGTGCGGCCGGTGCTGAACTGGTGGATGCGCTGCTTTGCGTTATCGATGGGGTGGTGGTGGTTCCCCGGGTTCTGCCAGTGGAGCTGGTGGTGCGGTCCAGCACGAGGCCGGATCCGGGTTGA
- a CDS encoding ABC transporter substrate-binding protein — protein sequence MKQKYSGFIAALTATLATAMPVQAQTMVTMWVHAGPGPEAVAYSAATDAFNAQNKDIKLDLVKLPEGSYSNQVSAAALARKLPCLLDFDGPNVYNYAWTKKIIPLDAFPELAAVKADLLPSLLRQGTYGGKLYSLGQFDSGLGIWGNKKLLEKAGVRIPGSAPETWTLAEFEDALKKLKSSGVATPLDMKFNYGVGEWFTYGFSPIVQSFGADLIDRKTFKSSKGVVNGDAAVKALTTLQGWVKAGYVNPATKDDGDFIKGKAALSYVGHWTVKDYKKALGDDLVLIPMPAFGAKPVTGAGSWNFGISADCKDPKAAAKVLAHLMSTPEILRVTEANGAMPGTNSALAQSRDYGVKGGLHIYVQQVRQGVALVRPETPAYPAISTAFAEALNNIVAGADVQKELDRASKKIDQNIEDNKGYPIK from the coding sequence ATGAAGCAGAAATATTCGGGATTTATCGCTGCGCTGACAGCAACACTCGCCACCGCCATGCCGGTGCAGGCTCAGACCATGGTGACGATGTGGGTGCATGCCGGGCCAGGCCCTGAGGCGGTTGCCTATTCCGCAGCGACAGATGCCTTCAACGCGCAGAACAAGGACATCAAGCTCGACCTCGTGAAGTTGCCCGAAGGCAGCTACAGCAACCAGGTGAGTGCTGCTGCACTTGCCCGCAAGCTGCCCTGCCTGTTGGACTTCGATGGTCCCAACGTCTACAACTACGCATGGACGAAGAAGATCATCCCCCTGGACGCTTTTCCGGAGTTGGCCGCGGTAAAAGCAGACCTGCTTCCATCGCTGCTTCGCCAGGGAACTTACGGCGGAAAACTCTACAGCTTGGGCCAGTTTGACTCAGGTTTGGGAATCTGGGGCAACAAAAAGTTGCTCGAAAAGGCGGGGGTGCGTATTCCTGGCAGTGCGCCCGAGACGTGGACGCTCGCCGAGTTCGAGGACGCGCTGAAGAAGCTCAAAAGCAGCGGCGTAGCCACTCCGTTGGACATGAAGTTCAACTATGGCGTCGGAGAGTGGTTCACCTATGGGTTCTCGCCAATCGTGCAGAGCTTTGGCGCAGACCTGATCGACCGCAAGACATTTAAATCCTCCAAGGGGGTGGTCAATGGCGATGCCGCGGTGAAAGCGCTGACCACGCTGCAGGGCTGGGTCAAGGCGGGTTACGTGAATCCTGCCACCAAGGATGACGGCGACTTTATCAAGGGCAAGGCGGCGCTGTCCTATGTGGGCCACTGGACCGTCAAGGACTACAAGAAGGCGCTCGGCGATGATTTGGTGCTGATTCCCATGCCGGCCTTCGGCGCCAAGCCGGTGACTGGCGCTGGCTCATGGAACTTCGGCATCTCGGCCGACTGCAAAGATCCGAAGGCGGCAGCCAAGGTGCTGGCCCATCTGATGTCGACCCCGGAGATCCTGCGCGTGACCGAGGCAAATGGTGCAATGCCTGGAACCAATTCAGCGCTGGCCCAGAGCAGGGACTACGGCGTCAAGGGCGGCTTGCACATTTATGTACAGCAGGTTCGCCAGGGAGTGGCGCTGGTACGCCCTGAAACGCCGGCCTATCCGGCCATCAGCACGGCCTTTGCCGAGGCGTTAAACAACATTGTGGCGGGCGCTGACGTCCAAAAGGAGCTCGACCGCGCCTCCAAAAAGATCGACCAGAACATAGAGGACAACAAGGGTTACCCGATCAAGTGA
- a CDS encoding sugar ABC transporter substrate-binding protein, with protein MENPLELTAGVRAQRAHMAFLAIGLACSLPVAGQTLDVWVHAGLGPERDAYTASIKAFNEAGRNLGGKAQAVLVPVPEVGYNEAVAKAAADGRLPCVLEFDGPNVAAYAAAGHLLPLENVQSLARIRNSMLTSLVRQGTVNGRLYSVAQYDSGLGLWGNRNMLNAAGVRIPARAGDGWTLTEFEDVLKRLKNAGVPSPLDMKFNYGVGEWFTYGLAPIVQGFGGDLIERRSMRSAQGVLNGPGAVKAMSALQSWIKAGYVDVMPKDDRAFIEGRSALSWVGHWVYKDYKQALGDNLVLMPLPRFGVRPVVGSGSWNFGIAASCKEPQLAIRFIEHLMSSAEVLRVTDVNGAVPGTGVAMAFSRHYGPTGELRLYADQLMSGQAQVRPASPDYPAITAEFSNAVNRIARGADPQQTLNQAVINIDRKIEKARAARP; from the coding sequence ATGGAAAACCCCCTTGAACTCACCGCAGGTGTGAGAGCCCAGCGTGCGCACATGGCGTTTCTAGCGATCGGGCTGGCCTGTTCGCTGCCAGTTGCGGGCCAGACGCTGGACGTCTGGGTTCACGCCGGGCTGGGTCCAGAGCGCGATGCCTACACGGCATCGATCAAGGCGTTCAACGAGGCAGGGCGCAATCTCGGCGGCAAGGCGCAGGCTGTCCTGGTTCCAGTGCCTGAAGTGGGCTACAACGAGGCGGTGGCGAAGGCGGCGGCTGACGGGCGGCTGCCTTGTGTGCTTGAGTTCGATGGCCCCAATGTCGCGGCCTACGCCGCGGCGGGGCACCTGCTGCCGCTGGAAAACGTGCAGTCGCTGGCCAGGATTCGCAATTCGATGCTTACGTCGCTGGTGCGTCAGGGAACGGTCAATGGGCGGCTGTACAGCGTGGCTCAATACGACTCAGGTCTGGGGCTATGGGGAAATCGGAACATGCTGAATGCCGCCGGTGTGCGAATTCCAGCCAGAGCGGGCGACGGCTGGACGTTGACAGAGTTTGAAGACGTTCTCAAGCGGCTGAAGAACGCTGGCGTGCCTTCGCCGCTGGACATGAAGTTCAACTATGGCGTCGGAGAATGGTTCACTTATGGGCTTGCCCCGATTGTTCAGGGCTTCGGCGGCGACCTGATCGAGCGCCGCAGCATGCGCAGTGCCCAGGGTGTGCTCAACGGCCCGGGCGCCGTCAAGGCCATGAGCGCCTTGCAGAGCTGGATCAAGGCCGGTTACGTGGATGTCATGCCGAAGGATGATCGCGCATTCATCGAAGGTCGCTCGGCCCTGTCTTGGGTGGGGCATTGGGTCTACAAGGACTACAAGCAAGCGCTTGGAGACAACCTGGTGCTGATGCCCCTGCCTCGCTTCGGTGTGCGGCCCGTGGTTGGCTCCGGGTCGTGGAACTTCGGCATCGCGGCGTCGTGCAAGGAGCCCCAGCTCGCCATTCGTTTTATTGAACACCTGATGAGCAGCGCCGAGGTACTGCGCGTCACGGACGTAAACGGCGCGGTACCCGGCACTGGCGTCGCGATGGCATTTAGCCGGCACTATGGGCCCACCGGAGAGCTGCGCCTGTACGCCGACCAGCTAATGTCGGGCCAGGCTCAGGTGCGTCCGGCTTCACCGGATTACCCTGCCATCACTGCCGAGTTTTCAAATGCTGTGAATCGCATCGCTCGCGGTGCAGACCCTCAGCAGACACTGAACCAGGCGGTGATCAACATAGATCGAAAAATAGAGAAAGCGCGTGCCGCGCGCCCTTGA
- a CDS encoding carbohydrate ABC transporter permease — translation MTFIDRQVSVKPPRFTSYQLTPWFFAAPALVLLFVFLILPFALAFVFSFTDQRLIGNDELGTSFVGVRNYMRLFEDDSFWAALRNNFLFVGVVAPLQSLAALGLALLVNQALAGTRFFRTIYFMPVATTMAVVAVVWSLLYSPDAGVINRLVGLLSFGAIGPQDWLRDPALVMPAVMVLSIWQGVGFQMLVFLAGLQSISGDLYEAAKLDGATPSKQFRYITLPMLKNTTIFVLVTTTIQAFQLFTQVQIIQASGASAPVDSFRTMVMLMVHEGFGNGKIGYASGVSVVFFVIVLTVSLVQRIVLREERAVQ, via the coding sequence ATGACTTTTATCGACAGACAAGTTTCTGTAAAACCACCACGATTCACCTCTTACCAGCTCACTCCCTGGTTCTTCGCGGCGCCAGCCTTGGTGCTGTTGTTCGTCTTTTTGATCCTGCCATTCGCGCTGGCGTTTGTCTTTTCCTTCACGGACCAGCGATTGATCGGCAACGACGAGCTGGGAACCAGCTTTGTCGGTGTCCGCAATTACATGCGCCTCTTTGAAGACGACAGTTTTTGGGCGGCGCTGAGAAATAACTTCCTTTTTGTGGGCGTGGTGGCCCCATTGCAATCCTTGGCCGCACTGGGCCTGGCATTGCTGGTCAACCAGGCGCTGGCCGGCACGCGGTTCTTTCGCACCATCTATTTCATGCCGGTGGCGACCACGATGGCGGTGGTCGCCGTTGTGTGGTCGCTGCTGTACAGCCCTGATGCAGGGGTGATCAACCGTCTGGTCGGTCTGCTCAGTTTTGGCGCGATAGGGCCTCAAGACTGGTTGCGCGACCCGGCGTTGGTCATGCCGGCAGTGATGGTGCTGTCCATCTGGCAGGGCGTCGGCTTCCAGATGCTGGTCTTCCTGGCGGGCTTGCAGTCGATTTCGGGCGACCTGTACGAGGCGGCCAAGCTCGATGGCGCCACGCCATCGAAGCAGTTTCGCTACATTACGCTCCCCATGCTGAAGAACACCACGATTTTCGTGCTGGTGACAACGACGATCCAGGCATTTCAGCTTTTCACGCAGGTGCAGATCATTCAGGCCAGCGGTGCATCAGCCCCGGTGGACAGCTTCCGAACCATGGTGATGCTGATGGTCCACGAAGGTTTTGGCAACGGAAAGATTGGCTACGCATCGGGGGTCTCAGTCGTGTTCTTCGTAATCGTTTTGACCGTGTCACTGGTGCAGCGTATCGTGCTGCGCGAAGAAAGGGCTGTGCAATGA
- a CDS encoding carbohydrate ABC transporter permease yields MNTTRNPSQKRGVFLAKVAQYALHALLVAFFLLPLVFMFVSAFKGDELQLLGDMGSLMAFVPHGDLSLQNFHDVFDRSPFKLAFFNSVLTVSLTVALGLIVNSMLAYALARFQFRGRDTLLAMVVALIIIPFEAVAVPLLLLVNELPWFNGHSVVTGWLDSYHVQVIPFIANAFSVYLFYQFFIALPKDLEEAALMDGASRWRIYWSIVMPLSKPVIATVTVLQFLARWGDLLWPVMVVRGDTFATLPLAMQTFFGQFPRQWGDVMAFAAMATLPTLLLFIVFQRWFVKSAISSGIKG; encoded by the coding sequence ATGAATACCACCCGCAATCCCTCGCAAAAGCGCGGTGTCTTCCTGGCCAAGGTGGCGCAATACGCCCTGCATGCGCTGCTCGTAGCTTTCTTTTTGCTGCCGCTGGTCTTCATGTTTGTTTCCGCCTTCAAGGGCGATGAGCTTCAACTGCTTGGTGACATGGGCAGCCTGATGGCTTTCGTTCCCCATGGAGATCTCTCGTTGCAGAACTTCCATGATGTGTTCGACCGCTCGCCCTTCAAGCTAGCCTTCTTCAATTCGGTGCTCACTGTCAGTTTGACGGTTGCGCTGGGGTTGATTGTGAACAGCATGCTGGCCTATGCGCTTGCGCGCTTTCAATTTCGCGGACGCGATACCCTGCTCGCCATGGTGGTGGCGCTCATCATCATTCCCTTTGAGGCAGTTGCCGTGCCCCTGCTGCTGCTGGTAAACGAACTCCCCTGGTTCAACGGCCATAGCGTGGTGACAGGGTGGCTCGATAGCTACCACGTACAGGTGATTCCGTTTATCGCGAATGCGTTCTCCGTTTACCTCTTCTACCAGTTCTTCATTGCGCTACCAAAGGATCTGGAGGAGGCAGCGCTGATGGACGGGGCTTCGAGGTGGCGGATTTACTGGAGCATTGTGATGCCCTTGTCCAAGCCGGTGATCGCCACCGTCACGGTGTTGCAGTTCCTTGCTCGCTGGGGTGACTTGCTGTGGCCGGTGATGGTGGTGCGCGGTGACACTTTCGCGACCTTGCCGTTGGCCATGCAGACTTTCTTTGGCCAATTTCCTCGCCAATGGGGCGATGTGATGGCATTCGCCGCGATGGCTACGCTGCCAACCTTGCTGTTGTTCATCGTATTCCAGCGCTGGTTCGTGAAAAGTGCGATTTCCAGCGGTATCAAAGGTTAA
- a CDS encoding ABC transporter ATP-binding protein has translation MASVTLRGIRKRYGGTVDVINGIDMEVRDGEFMVFVGPSGCGKSTMMRMIAGLEDISEGELRIGNRIANDLPPPHRGVAMVFQSYALYPHMTVAENMGFSLKMAGLSKNQIREQVGRAAEILQITHLLDRTPKALSGGQRQRVAIGRAIVRKPEVFLFDEPLSNLDAGLRVQMRVELTKLHKELGSTMIYVTHDQTEAMTMGDRIAVFNRGIVEQVGAPMELYQHPVNSFVAQFLGSPRMNLLPATIGRRGNEHILQVPGLGELPVSVPGSLDVSRCAQIGIRPESIEVVPAGEAGWVARIDFVERLGDTTLLYARLPDVSQPLCIKLAVACVPWGSGDAISLRAVRGALHLFDSTGACIGIL, from the coding sequence ATGGCTAGCGTGACACTGCGCGGAATTCGCAAGCGCTATGGCGGCACGGTCGACGTCATCAATGGCATCGACATGGAAGTTCGCGATGGCGAGTTCATGGTGTTCGTTGGCCCATCCGGGTGCGGCAAGAGCACGATGATGAGAATGATTGCCGGGTTGGAGGACATCTCCGAAGGAGAGTTGCGCATTGGCAACCGCATTGCCAACGATCTGCCCCCGCCGCACCGGGGTGTGGCCATGGTGTTTCAAAGTTATGCGCTGTATCCGCACATGACCGTGGCCGAAAACATGGGCTTCAGTCTGAAGATGGCGGGCCTGTCGAAGAACCAGATACGAGAGCAAGTCGGCCGCGCGGCGGAAATTCTGCAGATCACGCATTTGCTGGACCGCACGCCCAAGGCACTCTCAGGCGGTCAACGGCAACGCGTGGCCATCGGCCGCGCCATCGTGCGCAAGCCCGAGGTCTTCCTGTTCGATGAGCCGCTGTCCAATCTGGATGCGGGTCTGCGCGTGCAGATGCGGGTCGAACTCACCAAGCTGCACAAGGAACTTGGCAGCACCATGATTTACGTGACGCATGATCAGACGGAAGCAATGACCATGGGCGACCGCATTGCTGTTTTCAACCGCGGAATAGTGGAGCAAGTAGGCGCTCCGATGGAGCTGTATCAGCATCCGGTCAACAGTTTCGTGGCGCAGTTTTTGGGCTCACCCCGGATGAACCTGCTGCCCGCAACGATTGGGCGGCGGGGCAACGAGCACATCCTGCAGGTTCCGGGGCTCGGCGAGCTACCTGTCAGCGTGCCTGGGAGCCTAGACGTGTCGCGCTGCGCGCAAATCGGCATACGCCCGGAGTCGATCGAAGTCGTGCCGGCTGGCGAAGCAGGCTGGGTCGCGCGCATTGATTTTGTTGAGCGGCTGGGAGATACGACCTTGCTGTACGCCCGCCTGCCAGACGTTTCACAGCCGCTGTGCATCAAGTTGGCAGTGGCTTGCGTCCCCTGGGGCAGCGGCGACGCCATCTCATTGCGAGCTGTTCGCGGTGCCCTTCATCTTTTCGACAGCACGGGTGCGTGCATCGGTATTCTCTAA